The proteins below are encoded in one region of Delphinus delphis chromosome 4, mDelDel1.2, whole genome shotgun sequence:
- the CAMK2N2 gene encoding calcium/calmodulin-dependent protein kinase II inhibitor 2, producing the protein MSEILPYSEDKMGRFGADPEGSDLSFSCRLQDTNSFFAGNQAKRPPKLGQIGRAKRVVIEDDRIDDVLKGMGEKPPSGV; encoded by the exons ATGTCCGAGATCCTGCCCTACAGTGAGGACAAGATGGGCCGCTTCGGCGCCGACCCCGAGGGCTCTGACCTCTCCTTCAGCTGCCGCCTGCAGGACACCAACTCCTTCTTCGCGGGCAACCAAGCCAAGCGACCCCCCAAGCTGGGCCAGATCGGCCGAGCCAAGAGAG TGGTGATCGAGGATGACCGGATAGACGACGTGCTGAAAGGGATGGGGGAGAAGCCGCCGTCCGGAGTGTAG